Proteins encoded by one window of Glycine soja cultivar W05 chromosome 15, ASM419377v2, whole genome shotgun sequence:
- the LOC114386470 gene encoding uncharacterized protein LOC114386470 — translation MLRRRLSVLSTSIIRRSNHSKPILRYPSIQSHPFQLRHSPSAYRIISPNAFPDFQGFRAYSLLSLNDLRDKVPRKQPTRKGRGIGSGKGKTAGRGHKGQRARKGIKLGFEGGQTPLRRRLPKRGFKNPFSLTFQPIGLGKIAKFINAGKIDSSELITMKTLKDAGVLGKQMKDGVRLMGRGSEQIKWPIHLEVSRVTVRAKEAVEAAGGSVRRVYYNKLGLKALVKPEWFEKKGRLLPRAARPPPKQKDKVDSIGRLPAPTKPIPFLVEASKDLPVQHLS, via the exons ATGCTCAGACGAAGGCTATCTGTTCTCTCAACGTCAATCATCAGAAGGTCAAATCATAGCAAACCCATTCTCAGATACCCATCTATCCAATCTCACCCCTTTCAGCTCCGTCACTCTCCCAGTGCTTACCGAATAATTAGTCCAAATGCATTCCcggattttcaaggttttagAGCTTACAGTCTTCTGAGCTTGAATGATCTGAGAGATAAGGTTCCCAGAAAACAGCCGACGAGGAAGGGGCGTGGGATTGGGTCTGGAAAGGGCAAGACTGCAGGGAGGGGTCACAAGGGTCAGAGAGCCAGAAAAGGTATAAAATTGGGGTTTGAAGGAGGCCAGACCCCTCTTCGCCGAAGACTACCCAAACGTGGGTTCAAGAACCCATTTAGCCTCACTTTTCAG CCAATAGGTTTGGGGAAAATTGCAAAGTTTATTAATGCTGGGAAGATAGATTCTTCTGAACTGATTACAATGAAAACACTAAAG GATGCAGGGGTACTAGGGAAGCAAATGAAAGATGGAGTAAGATTGATGGGGCGTGGTTCTGAGCAGATCAAGTGGCCAATTCATCTAGAG GTATCGAGGGTTACTGTTAGGGCTAAGGAAGCAGTTGAAGCAGCTGGTGGGTCTGTGAGAAGGGTGTATTACAATAAGTTGGGCTTGAAGGCACTGGTGAAGCCTGAGTGGtttgaaaagaaaggaagattATTGCCTCGAGCAGCTAGACCTCCTCCTAAGCAAAAGGACAAAGTTGATAGCATTGGTCGGTTGCCCGCCCCAACGAAGCCAATTCCATTTTTAGTTGAAGCAAGCAAAGATCTTCCAGTTCAGCATCTTAGTTAA
- the LOC114385708 gene encoding 16.9 kDa class I heat shock protein 1-like, giving the protein MSLFAPLLLNQSDPFDHFRALLGGNSESLDLGAYTQMDWKETLDAHVFEIDLPGFAKEDVKLGVKENRVLCIKAEKKAEQEEQEEKTKLKWHCRERRSSGVVSREFRLPENSKVDGVRASMCDGVLTVTVPKDESETLKKHKKEVQIFEEDGEGVAPKGIGRFVCCKS; this is encoded by the coding sequence ATGTCTCTGTTTGCACCCCTGTTGTTGAACCAGAGCGACCCCTTCGACCATTTCCGAGCCTTACTCGGTGGAAATTCAGAATCATTGGATCTCGGAGCATACACCCAAATGGATTGGAAGGAAACCCTTGACGCCCATGTGTTCGAAATCGATCTTCCCGGGTTCGCCAAAGAGGATGTGAAGCTTGGAGTGAAAGAAAACAGAGTGCTCTGCATCAAAGCAGAGAAAAAAGCAGAacaagaagaacaagaagagaAGACAAAGCTGAAATGGCATTgcagggagagaaggagcagtGGCGTGGTCTCTAGGGAGTTTAGGTTGCCTGAGAATTCCAAGGTTGATGGTGTCAGAGCTTCAATGTGTGATGGGGTGTTGACAGTAACAGTGCCTAAGGATGAGAGTGAGACCCTGAAGAAGCACAAGAAGGAGGTGCAGATTTTTGAAGAGGATGGTGAAGGGGTTGCTCCAAAAGGAATTGGTCGTTTTGTTTGCTGCAAATCTTAG